The genomic DNA GCTATTTAGAACGGTTCTGGGCACAGCGTTGCGGGTGACAGATCTCGACGGGATCATTGTATTGGTTCTTCCGCTTGCTTACACTCTTGGATTTCTATTAAATGGTGTGCTGTTGTGGTTCTGGTTTGAGCGTGATTTCGGGCATAGCTTGAAGGGTGTTTTTTCGTCTTTTTGGCAAAGTTTGGCTGGCGCTGTTCTCACCGGTCTAACCGCCTACGGATCTCTTCAGGTATTAAGCGGATTCTTTGATCTTAATACGTTCTTGGGTATCTTTCTCCAGGGCGCATGTGCCGGTTTGGTTGGCGCAAGTGCCGGCCTTGGTGTATTGTGGTTACTTGGATCTAGTGAACTCAATGAGCTGTGGAGCTCTCTTTCGCGTCGATTTGGGCGGAAAAATGTCGTTGCGAGCGGGACAGACACGCTGGAGAACTAATAAACTGCAAATGTGCGGTCAATGCACGTAACTGGATGTCAGGTAGCTATTTCATGGGTAAAAAGTTCGATTTTTGTAAAGGAAGTGTTAGTGTAGAAGGGTATTCATTATGGAACATAGTCAGATCAGAAATTTTAGTATTATAGCTCACATTGATCACGGCAAGTCTACGCTTGCCGATAGAATGCTCGAACTCACTCACAGTGTTGAAGATAGGCGCATGCAGGATCAGGTTCTTGACTCGATGGAGCTTGAACGAGAGCGAGGCATTACCATAAAAATGCAGCCGGTTAGAATGGCGTATTCCTCGGATCGTTCAGGAAAAAAAGAGTCATATATTTTGAATTTGATTGATACCCCGGGGCATATTGATTTTTCGTACGAAGTATCACGAGCAATGAAGGCTGTAGAAGGAGCGATCATGTTGGTAGATGCAACTCAAGGAGTTCAGGCGCAGACACTGACAACGCTTCATATGGCGCAGGATCTTGGTTTGGTTATTATCCCGGTTCTCTCTAAGGTCGACTCTGATCTTGCGCGTATTGACGAGGTAAAGCTCGAAGTCGCTGAGCTTCTTGACTGTTCTCCCGATGACGTGATCGAGACATCCGGAAAGACCGGGGCAGGTGTGGCTGAACTTCTTGAAGAAGTAGTTGAGCGCGTGCCGGCGCCTGAGATAACTGACGAGAAATCACTCAAGGCGCTCGTGTTTGATTTTGAGTACTCGAATCATCGCGGTGTTATTGTGTATGTACGATTGTACTCAGGTAAGGTGAGTGCAAAAGATGATCTGCAATTTCAGGTAGCAAATGAGCGCTTTGGCGCAAATGAGGTTGGTGTGTTCACTCCACAGCTCCTTGCAGCGGATTCGCTGTCAGCCGGCGAGATCGGCTACATTGTGACCGGTATCAAGGAGCCTGGTATTGCCTCAGTAGGTGATACGATCGCTCGGGCCGGTGATTCGACTCCGGTGCTGGATGGGTATCAAAACCCGGCTCCGGTGGTCTGGGCATCGATCTTTCCGGAAAGCCAAGATGACTTTGATTATGTGCGCCGCGCGCTAGATCGGCTGAAACTTGAGGATTCCTCGCTTTCCTTTGAAGAAGAAAGTTCCCGCGTGCTTGGCCGCGGCTTTCGATGCGGGTTTTTGGGGATGCTTCATCTTGAGATTGTTACCGAACGATTGAAGCGTGATTTCGATTGTGCTGTTATAACAACGGCTCCAAGCACGACGTACGAGATAGAGTATGTGGACGGTACGACTGATACCATTTACACGCCGTCCGAATTTCCTGAAGGTCAAGAAGTAAAGACTGTCTACGAGCCCGTCGTCTCACTAACAATAATCACTCCACCGGAGTATATCGGCAATGTTACTCAGATCTTATATGAACATGAAGCCACAACAGGTTCCTCGGATAATTTTGGTGATAACCGAACTGCTATCAAAGCAATAATGCCGCTTCGAGAACTTATGCGGGGCTTCTTTGATGACGTGAAGCGTGTGTCGGCCGGATATGCGTCAGTTTCGTATGAGGTGGGTGAGCGAGCACAGGCAGATGTAGTGCGTATGGATGTGCTGGTGGCAGAAGAGGAGGTGCCGGCCTTAACACGCATTATATCCCGACAAAAGGTTGAGCATGAGGCGCGGCAGGTGGTTGATCAACTTTATACTATACTGCCTCGACAGATGTTCACGACAAAAATTCAAGCGCGCTCGGCCGGGCGAATCATTGCGTCAAAGACACTCTCGGCGCTTAAAAAAGACGTGACCGCGAAGCTCTACGGTGGCGATATTACTCGTAAGCAAAAACTGTGGAAGAAGCAAAAGGAGGGGAAGAAGAAAATGCGTTCCCAGGGCAAGGTGAATATACCTCACGAAGTATTCTTGAAAATGATGCGTCAGCAAAATTCGCCTGATTCTTCCTAAGCAGGACAAAGAAACGTGGACTAATACATAGGAGCACCCGCGCTGAACGCAAAGATCATGCTCAGTATGACAAGAATAGCGAGTACAGCAAATGCGTACTTGATTCGTTTTTGATTTCCCGGATTAAACATCATAATACAGATATCATATCACCAATGAGCGTGTTGCCAAGTGTTTTTCTGTGCATGATATACTGTTTCTATGAGTAGCCGTCTTCATTCAAAACGTCTTCTCAAACGGATTGTTTACTCAAAACCGTTTGTGATATTTTTGGTTATAGTAACGGCGTTTTCCTTGAAGGCTGCTTGGGGGGCGTATCAGAAAATGAGTGAGAGCGGGGAGCGGGTCGCGATCGCCCAGGCAGAAAAGCAAGAGTTGCAGGAAGAGCGGGAAGTTATCAGCGAGAACCTTGAGCGCCTGCAGACACGGCGAGGGATAGAGGAGGAGCTTCGCAAGAAGTATAGTCTGACGAAAGAAGGGGAGGAAATGGTGGTCATTGTAGACAGTCAACCGGAACAAGTTGCTGAGGAGACAAAAGAGAAGTCGGTATTCGGTCAGATCTGGGGTGCGGTAGTTAACTTTTTTGATTGACGATAAGAATGAATTTAAGTAGGTTTAAATGGGTTTTGCAGCGGATATAGTTCAGTGGCAGAACGGATGCTTCCCAAGCATCAGACGCGAGTTCGATTCTCGCTATCCGCACAGGTGTGCATATTTTTATTTCAGTAAAATTCCTTACTACTCCCCGTAGCTCAACTGGATAGAGCAGTCCCCTCCTAAGGGACCGATGTTGGTTCAAGTCCTGCCGGGGAGACAAGAGACAAAAGCAAATACAGCACCAGTTAGAAACTGATGCTGTATTATTTTGGTGCCTGGGGGCGGACTCGGGGTCAGCTCACATCAATATTTTCGTGCGCTTCGCTTCGAAAATATTGTGTGCCCCCCCGGGGCTCGCCCGTCGTACTCGCTATCACTCCGTGCGACACGTCTCCGCCTTTCTCGTCCGCACAGAGGCGCAGCAGTGCGCCTTTTCTCCAGATACACAAAAACCGCCTCGCGGCGGCTTGTTTTGGTGCCTGGGGGCGGACAGAACATCTTGGAAACCCACGGTTTTCCAACACTCCCTCCGGTCGCTGCCTTCCTCCACGGGGAGAAATACTTCTCCCCGACCCCCTCTTGGTTCGAGTCCGTCTACCACATAAAACAATACAGCACTAGTTAGTAACTAGCGCTGTATTGTTCTTGTGCCTGGGGGCGGACTCGAACCGCCGACCCTTCGCTCTTCAGGCGAATGCTCTAGCCAACTGAGCTACCCAGGCAAATGAAAAGTGTTGCGCAAGAGCCTGTATGCTGACAAATGAGTGTAAAAAGTAAAGTTTTACTTTTCTTTTTACACTCATGAAGTCAGCGAGCTTTGCTCGTCTGCCGTTAGGCAGACAGGCTCCTGCATTATCTTTGAGTGCCGCCTGGGCAAGCTTTGCTTTCCCAGGCATTCGGCACCAACTCTGCTCGCTCTCGCATGATTGGCGAGCGCAGTCTGGGCAAGGTATTCCCTTACCCAGTTTTTCAAATACTTACTCCTCCACCACTTCCGTCTCGCCGCCTCCAAAATACCCCTGAGCATTTTCGATGGTCCCCTTGAAGCCGTTGTAGAAATCTCCAAGCTGTTCTATGTATGGCTGAATGAAGTAAAATGCTCCAACGGCTATACCGATAAGGAGCACCCAATAGATGAACGTAAATATACGTCCCCATTGCATGGCGCGGTAAAGCTTGTCTACTCGGGAATGATTATGTTCAACGAGCTCAAGGATCCGTTCCAGTTTCCGACGTTCATCAGGTTCCATACGATGTATACTATACCACAGAGAAGTTAGAATCAAAGTGCGCTATTGCTTCTTTATCCAGTTTTTACACGAACCTTAGCTTCGCGATTTTTGTTTATTTTAGGGAGCTTGATCTCTAAGATGCCGTATCGCTCTGTAGCCTCTGCTTCTTCTACCTCTATTTCTTGCGGCAGGGTAATAGTGCGAGAGAATAATCCCCAGTACAATTCTTGATAATAGTACCTATCATCCGGGACTGATTCATTCATGAGTCTGCGTCCACGGATAGTGACCATTTCACGTGTGATCGTTACGTCAAGGTCGTCCGGAGAAACTCCGGCAACGATTGTTTTAATAATGATCGCGTCACCGCTCTCGTACAGGTCGACCGTGAGGTGCCCTTCCTCTTCTTCTTGTGTTTCTTGCGTCCAGTACGTGTCTTGGTCGGGCTGATTCATTTCTTGTGTGAATCCTTGCGGCTCGACGGGCTGGTCAACTTCGATATCGTCATCATCAAAACGCACTGCCCCGGTTAGTCGTTCAAATAGTGATTGTTTACGTCGTGGCATTGTGTTTTCTAGTTAGAGCCTTAATCTTTTCAAAGAAAAGGAGCAAGATGATAATAGCGCCCCAAACAAGCGCGAAGGCAGCGAATAATAGTTCAGGTGTCTCCTTATGTATACTGTCAATTATAAGGTAGTTAAAAGCTGTATGCAATATGATTGCTATACACAAGCCAACACTTACGTAGATGATTCGCAATATTATTCCTTTATAGTAAGCGAACGCAAGAGCAATACCGACTGTTGCTGAAGCAAGGAGATGGAGAAGCGTGGCACCGATGAAGCGCGTATTGCCTGAAACAAGTCCCTGGGTAAGATTGCCGTCCAGAAGCGGAGTAAGGAGGTAAAAAACATTTTCGAGAGCCGCGAATCCAAGGGCTGCTGTTATCAGATATATTGGTGCGTCAATCGGTTCATCAAAAGATCTTGTATTAATGCCGGCTATGTATGATGCGGCAAATTTAACAACTTCTTCTATCGCTGATACTAAGAATAGGGCTGCTGTAAATGTGACAGTGAAATATTTATCTTGAATGAGCTGAAGCTCTAAGGCAACGATAGCAGCTAGCATTCCGGTAGCAAACGTAATGATAAGCTGCCAGGTCGGTTCCGGGTGCTCTTGGTCTTCTCTAAGCCAAAACCACAGCCAAAAAAGAGCTGGGAGGATACCGCCGGCGATCGCTAATAAAAGAACAGTGGTTTCGGTCATATAACGTTATAGCTATTGAGAAGGTGTCTTCGGCCACTGATGGACCATAAGAATGTCATCGGTGCTTGTGGTCGGAAGTAATGACCAGATCTTTTCAGTTATAAAGGGCATAAAAGGATGGAGTGCAATAATGCTTTGAGTCAAAATATAGTACAGCATCCATTCTGCAGACGCTCGAGTAGCGTCGTCGCTCCCATTTATAGCTTCTTTCTTCTCTTCTATAATAACATCAGCAAATGTATGCCAGAAGTAGTCATAAAGTTTTTCTGAGGCAATATGGAGGTGGTATTGGTCGATCTCCTTTGTGGTCGTTTCAAAAAACTCCCGAAACTCATTTATGCGTTCCTGATCATCTTGCGTGAGTGTGGGTTCTTCTTTTGTTATGTTCTCAGTTGATACATTGCTCAAAACAAAACGAGATGCATTCCATATCTTATTGGCGAAGTGCTTGTAAGCCTTGATCTTGTTCTCAGAGAGCGAAAGATCCGTGCCGGGTGTGTTGCCGACAATGAGAGCCATCCGCAGTGCATCGGTCCCGAATTTTTCTATCTCTTCGAGTGGGTCGATCGCGTTGCCTTTTGATTTACTCATCTTCTCTCCCTTTGCGTCCCGTACCATGCCATGCAGGTATACTTTCTCAAACGGAATTTCTCCAAGGTGGTAGGTGCTCATTAAGACCATGCGTGAAACCCAGAACGGAAGAATGTCGTGCCCGGTCTCGAGCATGCTTGTAGGGTGGTACGTCTCCATATCAGTAGTTTTCTCCGGCCAGCCAAGAGTTGAAAAGGTCCAAAGACCTGAAGAGAACCAGGTATCAAGTGTGTCCGGGTCCTGCTCCCACCCGTCGCCATCAGGTGCTTCTGTTCCTACATAGATCTCTTGCCCGTCAGCCTTCGGCTGATCGGCCGGAGGCCGATACCACACAGGTATTCTGTGACCGTACCAGATCTGCCTGCTAATACACCAATCGCGCAAGTTGTTTACCCAGTTAAGGTAGTTTTTAGTAAATCGATCGGGGATGAATTGTATGTCGCCGCCTTCGATCGCGGCTCGCATTAAGGTTTTTAAGGTTACTGTCGCCCCATTCTCAATTCCGGTTATTTTTGACTGGGGAAGAGTAAATTCTTTGTTAACATCGATAAACCACTGCAACTTCGGTAAAGGCTCGATAATCCCGCCGCTTCTTTGAGCAGTTGAAATGTTCTGCTCGATCACGTCCTCTTTTTCGAGAAGACCATTTTCTCGTAACCACTTTGCTATCTCCTCACGGGCTTCGCGTGTCTTCTTTCCGTTCAGGAGGTCGTTATCCACTGTCATGCGTGCGCGTTCATCGATAACCTGGATCATGGGCAGATCGTGTCGTTCAGCTATCTCTGCGTCGGTCATGCTGTGCGCAGGAGTTACTCCAACAGCACCTGTGCCATATTCAGGATCTATTTCGTTATCGGCAACGATGAGCAGACTGAGGTTAACACCGCAGAATGTTACATCGAACTTCTTTCCGATGTACTGCTTGTATCGTTTGTCCTCCGGGTGAACTGCCACAGCTGTGTCGCCAACCTTTGTCTCCAGACGGGTTGTGGCTACAGGAATGGGGAAGTCAGCGCTGTAACGAAATGTGTACAGCGTTGCGGTGCCTTCCTCGTGCTCGACTTCTTCATCCGAAACGGTTGTCCGTCCTTTGGGATCCCAGTTCACAATACGATGACCACGGTAGATAAGTCCGTCATCGTACATTTTTTTAAAAGCGGTATATACTGCTTTTTGTCTTGGCTCGTCGAGTGTGAATGCCTCCCGCTTCCAATCAACTGACGCCCCCATCCTCCTAATCTGATTTTGAATCGTTGACTGGCTTTCTGAGGCAAATTGATGGACCTCCTTAAGGAATGCTTCGCGACCGAGATCCTGTTTTTTAATACCTTTCTTGTCGAGCAGTTTCTCTACTTTCGATTGGGTTGCAATGGCGGCATGGTCCGTGCCTGGGATCCAGAGAGTTCGATATCCACGCATGCGTTTGTAACGAACCATGATGTCCTCTATCGTGATGGTCAGAGCGTGTCCGTCATGCAATACACCGGTTACGTTCGGTGGCGGGAGAACAATAGAAAAACGTGGGGCATCCGCAGGAATGACACCTTTTTCTATTTGGTCTTCAGGATGAAAACATCCCGACTCTAGCCAGTGGTCATAGATATTTTCTTCAACACTGCCCGGATCGTACGGGGAAAGAAGTTCATTCGGGATATTTTGTTCCATAAAATCTGGCGCATTTGTATACTATTGATAGTAGCATATAAAAATGGGCGTTTACAGTGAGCTCTTTTTGGAAAGAGCAAGTCTTTTTAAGAGACAAAACGATATAATGTCTTTTAAAAATAACGCTTAACCTAGCTGTCCTATTTGGATATATAATGTCCTTTATATAAAAACACGATTATATAAAGGACACTTTCTAAGTATTATAGCTAATTAGAGCCATATTTTGTTTTTTGTAAGGAGTAACACAGCCTTACCACATAATAGATTGTTGATATTGACAAGAGCTAGAGAAGGGGCGTAGTATACATTTGAATATGATCTTTCTCTCAAATTCTATTCCTTCCGCTTAAATAGACCTTCTGTTTATTTAACCGGTTGGCACTAAATGAAATGACATAGATGAAGTGAGTTTCTTTAAGGGCTCTTGTTGTTGTGTGATCGATCAGATCCACTCTTCTTAATTTATTGTTATTGATTGAAGTGTAATTAAAAATCTCCCTAGTTGTCTTAACAGTAGTACGATATGAATTATTACCAACCGATGATGTGCACATATACGAAACGATTACTCTCCGTATGGGTAATTGCCTTCTTTGTGTTTGCTTTTGGTGGCGTTGTGTCAGGTGATGCAACCATTGTGTTTGCGGATAGCGCGACGACATCTGAGCAAACACAGGAGCAAGAGGATGGCGAACAGAGTCAGTCTCAGACTCTTGGTGACATGGAGCAGAGTCAGGACCAGTCATTCTTTAATAATACTAATGATGACAGTGATGATAGTGAAGAGGAGGATAATAAAAATGAACAAGACGACAATAACAAGGACAAGGAAGAAGAGGGTGATGATCAATCTCAAACTCAAACACAAGATCAAACATTAGACTCCACTTCAACCTCAACTTCAACACAAGACCAGTCTCAAGAGCAGGATGATGAGGGACAGTCTCAGTTTCAGTCACAAGATGTGAAAGAAAAGGCTCAGTGTGATAACCCAACCCCAAACGATGATCTGAGCGGTTCTATCGGACAAAATGGCGAGGCAACGGTTACGAACGATTCAGACGTATGTGAATACGAGGTAGGACTTGCGTCATACAAAAAGTTCGACAATATCATCGACAACCAGGAGATATTTGATTTTGCAACAACAACAATAGGAACAAGCACAACGATCGATCTTTCAATTGATGTGCCGCAGTGTGCATATCAGATCGATCTGTTCCACGGAGACGTGCTCATGTCTCTCGATGGACAGCGATATACAGATCGACTTCTTGATGCTGACCACCCAAACAATGCTGCCGGGTTCTGTGAAGTTCCAGAAGATCCTATCCACCCGACAGCTACTATCTCTGCTGATCCGGATGAAGTAGAAGAAGGCGACTCGACCGAGATCACGTGGGGTTCTGAGGATGCAGTTTCGTGTGAAAGTGATGATTTTGACACGGACAACGCAACATCAGGAACGATTACAGTAGACAATATTGTGAACGATACTACGTTTGAAGTGACCTGTGAGTCAGAAACCGGACACACGGCTTCTGACAGCGTGACTGTTGTAGTAACTCAGAAGGAGGAGTCGCAGCAATGTGAAAACCCTGATCCAAATGGTGACCTGAGCGGCTCTATCGGAAAAGATGGCGAGGCAACGGTTACGAACGATTCAGACGTATGTGAATACGAGGTAGGACTTGCGTCATACAAAAAGTTCGACAATATCATCGACAACCAGGAGATATTTGATTTTGCAACAACAACAATAGGAACAAGCACAACGATCGATCTTTCAATTGATGTGCCGCAGTGTGCATATCAGATCGATCTGTTCCACGGAGACGTGCTCATGTCTCTCGATGGACAGCGATATACAGATCGACTTCTTGATGCTGACCACCCAAACAATGCTGCCGGGTTCTGTGAAGTTCCAGAAGATCCTATCCACCCGACAGCTACTATCTCTGCTGATCCGGATGAAGTAGAAGAAGGCGACTCGACCGAGATCACGTGGGGTTCTGAGGATGCAGTTTCGTGTGAAAGTGATGATTTTGACACGGACAACGCAACATCAGGAACGATTACAGTAGACAATATTGTGAACGATACTACGTTTGAAGTGACCTGTGAGTCAGAAACCGGACACACTGATTCAGATAGTGTAACGGTTACTGTTATCGACGATGAGATCGAATGGTGTTCGTTTGAAGGTAAGGTCATTGACCACACGGATCACAGCGATGCTAAAACTCACAATGGTAGTGCTGTAAATTCAGATCGACGTGATGTTGACGGGGTTGAGAACGGACCGGCCTCAAACGTAAATACAGCCGGACAAGAGAAAAACTACTCGACTGACGACTTCTTCTCGTTAGGTGTTAATGGTTATCTTGTGTACGAATTCACAGACTCTGTGGTATTTGACCAAGCAGGAGCTGACATTGCTATCTACGAGATCACCGGTGGAGACGAAGATGAACAAACAGAGGAGAAGATAGAAGTATTGGTAAGTACCGATAACGTTACATATGAATCGCTCGGAATGTATACCGGTGACGCGTATGTAGATATCGATTCTGCAGACCTACCGTTTGTAAAATACATTAAGCTTGTGGACCACACTCCGCACAACGTTCACGGTGGAGGCGGAGATGGCTACGATGTAGACGCGATTATTATTTTGAATGGAAGTTGCGGAGATGCTGTGCTTCCATCAGTAGATCTCAAAGCTAACGGACAAAACGGACCGATCACCATCGACGAAGGATCAACCACAACCCTCTCATGGGATGTAGAGGACGCAGATAGCTGTGTTGCCGGAGGCGACTGGAGCGGTTCAAAGACTGCAACGTCAAGCTCAGAGAACCTTGGCGAGTTGAGCGTCGGCAACTACTCATTCGACCTCACTTGTGCAAACGAACACGGCACCTCAAGTGATAGTGTTGATGTGACTGTCGAGGAGGATACGAATGGTGGCGACGATGATAAAGAAATGACGATCGTTGCTTCTAAGATCGTTTGTGAAGATGAATCCGATCTGCCTAACTGGCACAGTGGTTCAAGTATTGATGCTGATACAGCGCAAACATTTGTCGACAACAATCCATCATGTGAATTTGCTGACGACTGGTCATTCCAATGGGGATATGAGGGAGTTAATGAGCTTCCAGGTGATCACATTGGAGAAGCTGATGGCTCAGCCGGTGTAGGTACTGATACTGGATCAGGGTCTGATGACTGGAAAACGTTCGGCCCTACCAACGCTAGCGGAACAGCTACGGTTGAGATAGAAGATACAAAAGATTCTTCACGTATCTGGGTTCGCGAAGTACTGAAGGATGGATTTGTGTCCTTTAGTGACGCAAACTCACAGTCAGGCAATGTATCCGCTGAGATGTGGTGCCACAATGATGTTCTCAATTACGATAACTACGACTTTATTTCCAACCCACAGCTGGATAAAACATATTACTGTGTTTCAATCAACGCACTGATTGACACTGCAACAACGACGCTTCCATCAGTAGATCTCAAAGCTAACGGACAAAACGGACCGATCACCATCGACGAAGGATCAACCACAACCCTCTCATGGGATGTAGAGGACGCAGATAGCTGTGTTGCCGGAGGCGACTGGAGCGGTTCAAAGACTGCAACGTCAAGCTCAGAGAACCTTGGCGAGTTGAGCGTCGGCAACTACTCATTCGACCTCACTTGTGCAAACGAACACGGCACCTCAAGTGATAGTGTTGATGTGAAGGTTAAGAAAGACGGAAACGGTGGTGGAGGCGACAACAAACCTGACGTTGACCTCAAAGCAAATGGCTCTAACGGACCGATCACTATCGATGAAGGATCGACAACAACATTGTCATGGACACTCGATCATGACCCGGAGACCTGTGTAGCTGGCGGTGACTGGAGTGGTTCAAAGGCTACAAGCTCTGACTCGGAATCACTTGGCCTGCTTAGTGTTGGTGACTACACGTTTGATCTCACGTGTGCAAACGAACACGGCACCTCAACCGATAGCGTTGATGTGACTGTCGAGGAGGACAACAACGGCGGTGGAGGGAACAAAGCTCCGACCGTTGACCTCAAGGCAAATGGCAGCAACTCTCTTACTGTAGATGAGGACACCGAAATAACTCTTGATTGGAGTATTGGCAACAACCCGGAGACATGTGTCGCCGGAGGCGATTGGAGTGGCTCTAAGGCTACAAGTTCTGATTCAGAACTTCTTGGTGAACTCAGTGAGGGAAATTACAGTTACACGCTAACGTGTGCAAACGAACACGGCACCTCAAGTGACAGTGTTAATGTGACTGTTGAGGATGACAACAACGGTGGTGGAGGTGGTACCGGTGGAGGCAGTATAGTTACCGGCGGATGGATCGGCAATGGTATCGAACCTGACAGGAGACCGGAAGGTGAAGTGCTTGGTATTCAGTCATGTTCATACCTTGAAGACTTCTTGCACATTGACTGGAACAACGACCCTGTTGAAGTTGCTAAGCTTCAGTACTTCCTCAGAGAGTTTGAAGGCTACAATATCGATGTGACCACGGTCTTTGACCAGCACACCTATAACACAGTAGTTGATTTCCAGGAGCGATACTTCGACGAAGTACTTGCTCCGTGGGATCACACAGGGGGTACCGGCTTCGTTTACATCACTACTAAAACGAGGATCAACGAGATCGTTTGTCAGGAGGAGATCAACTTCACCGATGCGGAGCGCGAAGAGATGAGAGAGTTCCGTTCCTACCTTGCTTCTATAGGGGGTGATTGGAGAGGTGGTCAAGGTGGTTTTGGAGCGGTTAGCGACACCAATGGTAGTGTTGCCGGAGTGAATGGTGTTGGTGGCGATAGCCCTGCTGCAGATGATCAGGATGATAATGCAGATGAAACAGGAACAACCTCAACCAGTAGTGGAGCAACGGACACCACGAACGGCTA from Candidatus Paceibacterota bacterium includes the following:
- the lepA gene encoding translation elongation factor 4, with the translated sequence MEHSQIRNFSIIAHIDHGKSTLADRMLELTHSVEDRRMQDQVLDSMELERERGITIKMQPVRMAYSSDRSGKKESYILNLIDTPGHIDFSYEVSRAMKAVEGAIMLVDATQGVQAQTLTTLHMAQDLGLVIIPVLSKVDSDLARIDEVKLEVAELLDCSPDDVIETSGKTGAGVAELLEEVVERVPAPEITDEKSLKALVFDFEYSNHRGVIVYVRLYSGKVSAKDDLQFQVANERFGANEVGVFTPQLLAADSLSAGEIGYIVTGIKEPGIASVGDTIARAGDSTPVLDGYQNPAPVVWASIFPESQDDFDYVRRALDRLKLEDSSLSFEEESSRVLGRGFRCGFLGMLHLEIVTERLKRDFDCAVITTAPSTTYEIEYVDGTTDTIYTPSEFPEGQEVKTVYEPVVSLTIITPPEYIGNVTQILYEHEATTGSSDNFGDNRTAIKAIMPLRELMRGFFDDVKRVSAGYASVSYEVGERAQADVVRMDVLVAEEEVPALTRIISRQKVEHEARQVVDQLYTILPRQMFTTKIQARSAGRIIASKTLSALKKDVTAKLYGGDITRKQKLWKKQKEGKKKMRSQGKVNIPHEVFLKMMRQQNSPDSS
- a CDS encoding septum formation initiator family protein translates to MSSRLHSKRLLKRIVYSKPFVIFLVIVTAFSLKAAWGAYQKMSESGERVAIAQAEKQELQEEREVISENLERLQTRRGIEEELRKKYSLTKEGEEMVVIVDSQPEQVAEETKEKSVFGQIWGAVVNFFD
- a CDS encoding PrsW family glutamic-type intramembrane protease, translating into MTETTVLLLAIAGGILPALFWLWFWLREDQEHPEPTWQLIITFATGMLAAIVALELQLIQDKYFTVTFTAALFLVSAIEEVVKFAASYIAGINTRSFDEPIDAPIYLITAALGFAALENVFYLLTPLLDGNLTQGLVSGNTRFIGATLLHLLASATVGIALAFAYYKGIILRIIYVSVGLCIAIILHTAFNYLIIDSIHKETPELLFAAFALVWGAIIILLLFFEKIKALTRKHNATT
- a CDS encoding Hsp20/alpha crystallin family protein — translated: MPRRKQSLFERLTGAVRFDDDDIEVDQPVEPQGFTQEMNQPDQDTYWTQETQEEEEGHLTVDLYESGDAIIIKTIVAGVSPDDLDVTITREMVTIRGRRLMNESVPDDRYYYQELYWGLFSRTITLPQEIEVEEAEATERYGILEIKLPKINKNREAKVRVKTG
- a CDS encoding valine--tRNA ligase, whose protein sequence is MEQNIPNELLSPYDPGSVEENIYDHWLESGCFHPEDQIEKGVIPADAPRFSIVLPPPNVTGVLHDGHALTITIEDIMVRYKRMRGYRTLWIPGTDHAAIATQSKVEKLLDKKGIKKQDLGREAFLKEVHQFASESQSTIQNQIRRMGASVDWKREAFTLDEPRQKAVYTAFKKMYDDGLIYRGHRIVNWDPKGRTTVSDEEVEHEEGTATLYTFRYSADFPIPVATTRLETKVGDTAVAVHPEDKRYKQYIGKKFDVTFCGVNLSLLIVADNEIDPEYGTGAVGVTPAHSMTDAEIAERHDLPMIQVIDERARMTVDNDLLNGKKTREAREEIAKWLRENGLLEKEDVIEQNISTAQRSGGIIEPLPKLQWFIDVNKEFTLPQSKITGIENGATVTLKTLMRAAIEGGDIQFIPDRFTKNYLNWVNNLRDWCISRQIWYGHRIPVWYRPPADQPKADGQEIYVGTEAPDGDGWEQDPDTLDTWFSSGLWTFSTLGWPEKTTDMETYHPTSMLETGHDILPFWVSRMVLMSTYHLGEIPFEKVYLHGMVRDAKGEKMSKSKGNAIDPLEEIEKFGTDALRMALIVGNTPGTDLSLSENKIKAYKHFANKIWNASRFVLSNVSTENITKEEPTLTQDDQERINEFREFFETTTKEIDQYHLHIASEKLYDYFWHTFADVIIEEKKEAINGSDDATRASAEWMLYYILTQSIIALHPFMPFITEKIWSLLPTTSTDDILMVHQWPKTPSQ